GTTACCAGTATTAGCTGGGATTTCTGGTTGATATAAAACGATATGATTTGTCATATTACTATTCTCTCCTTGTGTCTAATCCTTTTATCATTTCATTCTGAACTTCTGCATCCTCTTGATCATAATTAGCATTGATAAAATCTCTTGCTTCTTCCCCAAGAATTTGACCAATGGCCCAATAAGCAGTTGCTCGAATCAACGGTCTTTCATCTGTTGTTGCAACTTTTTTCAATTCTGGAATTGCATCCACTTCATTAAAATGCGCCAATGCTAAAATAGCATTTCGTTGTATCGGCTTTTTACCACGCCAAGCACCTGCAAGGTGACCATATGTTTGTTTGAATTCTTTATTAGACATACGTAGTAAAGGTACTAATCTTGGCTTTAAAATTTCTGGTTCCAAAATGATGTCATCTTGTTCGGTATTAATACCTCTATTTTTCGGACAAACTTGTTGACACGTATCGCAACCATATAATCTATTCCCAATTTTATAACGATATTGGTCAGGCATATAGCCTTTTGTTTGCGTTAAAAAACTAATGCATTTCTGACTATTTAATTGGCCATTTCCAACTAATGCACTTGTTGGACAACGATCAACACAAATTGTACAATCACCACAGCTATCTAATAATGGATCATCAGGTTCAAAAGGTATACTGACTAACATTTCACCGAGGTATGTCCATGTTCCTAGTTTAGGATTGATGACAAAGCCATTACGACCAACAAATCCTAAACCTGCACGTTCTGCTACTGCCCTATCTGATAATACACCCGTATCTACCATAGATTTGATTTCAACATCTGGAACTTTAGATTCAATAAATGCAGCTAACATGTCTAATCGTTTACGCATAATTGTATGATAATCTTGACCCCACGATGCTCTAGCAAATAAGCCTCTGCGATCACCTCTAACACTCTTAGGTGCACCTTTCAGTTTGTTAGGATAACCAACTGCAATTGCTATGATTGACCTTGCTGTTGGTAAGGATAATTTAGGCTCCGTTCGTAAAGCAATATCAGATTCTTCAAATCCTGAGGCATAACCATTTGCATGATATGCTTCTAGCTTTTGCTTCAATTCATCAAAGGGATCGGCAGTAGTAAATCCAATACTGTCGATACCAATTGTATATGCATAGTCAATGATATCTTGCTTTAATTGCTTTGTATCCAATCGTATGCCCCCCATAAAATAATACTATGTTATTTTAACACAACCATTATTCATATTGAGGTTTCATTTCACATAATTTTAATAATAAAAAGCTTGAATATATGATATAACTTTGTGGTGCGTATCATATATTCAAGCTTCGTTAGGTTGTTATAATACTCTTGCTAAGAAATTTTGTGTTCTTTCATGTTGCGGTTGTTCAAATATTTCGACTGGTGTGCCTGACTCTACGACAACGCCATCTGCCATAAATATGACTTTGTCACTTACATCTTTGGCAAATCCCATTTCATGTGTCACAACCACCATGGTCATACCTTCTTTGGCTAGGTCTTTCATTACTTTTAATACATCACCAACTACCTCAGGATCTAATGCTGAAGTTGGTTCATCGAATAAAATAACATCTGGATGCATTGCTAAAGCTCTTGCAATTGCTACCCTTTGTTTTTGACCACCTGATAATTGATTCGGATATACATCTGCTTTTTCTTTTAATCCCACTTTATCTAATAACGACAATGCTTCCTTATGTAATTCATCGTTATTATCTTTCTTTAATAATTTAGGAGCTAAAATAATATTATCGACAACTTTTTTATGTGGAAATAGGTTGAAGTTTTGAAATACCATACCCATTTTTTGACGTAGTTTATCTACTTGTGTCCCTTTTTCCGTTAAGTCATTGCCTTCAAAAATCACTTGACCTTTAGTAGGTACTTCTAATAAATTCATACATCTTAACAATGTACTTTTACCACTACCAGATGGACCTATTATTGCTACTACTTCCCCTTGATTGATTTCAAGATTGATATCTTTTAAAACTTCATTATCTCCAAAAACTTTATTAAGATTGTTTATTTTAATCACTGGCATTCAATCTCCCTTCAATCATGTTCATAATGCGTGTAAGTACAAATGTTAAGACAAAGTATAATGCTGCTGCCACTATTAATGGTGTGAATGGGTCAAATGAAATACCTTGAACCACTTGTGCATTAAACATAATTTCGCCAACTCCAATTGTTGACACAATAGATGATTCTTTAATTAAAGTGACAAATTCATTACCTAAAGCTGGTAAAATATTTTTAATTGCTTGTGGCATAATTACACTTTTCATCGTTTGTCTATAATTCAAACCTAGACTACGTGCGGCTTCCATTTGGCCTTTATCAACAGCATTTATACCTGCACGAATAATTTCAGCAATGTAAGCTGAGGAATTAATAACTAATGCAATTGTTCCACAAACAAGAGCTGAAATGTCTAGTCCTAATGCAGCAGTTATACCAAAGAATACGATAAATACTTGAACTAACATTGGTGTTCCTCTTAATATTTCGATATAGATAGAAGCAATCCATGAAATAATTTTTATTTTACTTAATTTCATTAACGCAACGAATGCACCTAAAATAGAACCTAATGCAACACCGATAAGTGAAATTAATATTGTAATCTTAATTCCTTTCAAGAAAAAACTACCATACTTAGAAATAAAACCACTGTCATCATTCATCGCATTTGCAGCATTAGTCATATATTTATCGATTAATCCTTTATCTTTAACCTCCTTAATCGTTTTATTAATTTGTGACAATAATTTTGGTGAATCTTTTGGCACTGCTATCACTGTATCTTTTTCTTCTTCATTAAATTTCACATTGGAAATTCCTAATTTAGGATTTTGTTTTAAATATGCTTCTGCTACAGGTTTTTCAACTACAGCACCTTCAACCTTTCCACTTTTCAATGCTAATATAACGTCTGGTAAACGGCTTAATGAAGTAATAGATGCATTTTCAATTTCGGTTTGAGCGATTTTTTCTTGTTCAGTTCCCTTTTGTGCCCCTACTTTTTTATTATTAAAGTCTTTGATATCTTTATATTCATTAACTTTATCTTTCTTTACAAGCATGATATTTTTAGTCATCATATATGAATCTGAAAAATCAACTTGCTTCTTACGTTCAGGCGTTGAAGTCATTCCGGAAATAATAATATCAATTTTTCCAGTTTTAAGAGCTCCTAACAAACTATCAAATGACATATTGACGATTTTTAATTTTAAATTATTATCTTTCGCAATTTTTTTAGCTAAATCAATATCTACACCTGCATACTCAGTCTTACCATTAACTGTATGCTCAAATTCCATTGGTGCATAATCTGCAGAAAGACCCACTCTAAGTTCACCGCGTTCTTTAATCTTCTCCCATGTTTGATCTTGTTCAGCATGTGCTGTGGGATTGATATACACCATAGCACTGCTAATTAACAACCCTAATACTAATATAAACCTAATTAAACACTTCATTTATACAGCCCTCCCTAATTAATATTCATAATTATACATATTAATACATTTTGATGCAATAGTGTTTTATAAATGTATTTTTATCAATATAAAGAAAAGCTTCTTTTTAAAAGACTGTACATAAAAAATCCGCTATTATACGTGAACAAATCTCACATTTTAAAATCAATCAAAAAAGCGCTACTATCAATATCTTATTGACAGTAACGCCTATATTTATCATATATTAAAACTTATTCTTGTCATCAAGCTATAAATTATTGTTTTGGAACTTCAAATTTATAAATATCATTAGAATATATAGGAATGAATTTTTTACACAATTCATGAACAATAAATGCCGATACAAATGGTATGACAAAATAACCAAGTGCTAATAAAATAATATTCATTGTTGGATCACCTGACATTCGGTTAAATGCATTTATTGGGCCAACTAATCCTGTATATCCAAATCCAGCAGACAATGGTGTTCCTTTAACCTGAAGAACGTAAGCAATGATTCCAGTAATTATTCCATTTATAGTCAATGGTATCGAAATAATTAAATTTTTCAAGTAAACTGGGATCATCATTTTTGCAGCTCCTATGAGTAAAACTGCATTTACACCAATAGAATTGACACGCAATGAGCCAAATAAGAAAGTAACACAGGCAGCCACTATACCTAGGTTTGCTGCTCCACTTCCTAGTCCGTTTAAACTAATCGCAGTTGCAATCGCTACTAACGATATTGGTGTTACCATTAATAATGAAAATGCCACACTAATAAGTATAGACATTAACAACGGATTTAAGTCTGTAAAAGAATGAATTACATTTCCAATTGCTTGAGTAATTTTTCGAATGTAAGGTAATGTGATTAGACCGATACCCCCACTAACGATAGGTACTAAAACTGGTAATATAATTAATTCAAAAGATCCAAGTTTGTTTTGTAATACCATATATATAAGACATGCAATAATAACAACCAAACTCGTATTTATAATGTCACCTATACCTTTTAACATAAAACTATTATTGCTATATACAACAGCACCTGAACCAATCATAGCTGATGTACCTACTATAGCAGCACCTGCACCATTAAATTTAAATTGATGAGCAGCTAAAACCCCAATAATAAATGCCATAAATGATTGAATTAGTATCACTAACTGATACGTTAATTCTAAA
The genomic region above belongs to Staphylococcus aureus and contains:
- a CDS encoding ABC transporter permease subunit (The N-terminal region of this protein, as described by TIGR01726, is a three transmembrane segment that identifies a subfamily of ABC transporter permease subunits, which specificities that include histidine, arginine, glutamine, glutamate, L-cystine (sic), the opines (in Agrobacterium) octopine and nopaline, etc.) is translated as MKCLIRFILVLGLLISSAMVYINPTAHAEQDQTWEKIKERGELRVGLSADYAPMEFEHTVNGKTEYAGVDIDLAKKIAKDNNLKLKIVNMSFDSLLGALKTGKIDIIISGMTSTPERKKQVDFSDSYMMTKNIMLVKKDKVNEYKDIKDFNNKKVGAQKGTEQEKIAQTEIENASITSLSRLPDVILALKSGKVEGAVVEKPVAEAYLKQNPKLGISNVKFNEEEKDTVIAVPKDSPKLLSQINKTIKEVKDKGLIDKYMTNAANAMNDDSGFISKYGSFFLKGIKITILISLIGVALGSILGAFVALMKLSKIKIISWIASIYIEILRGTPMLVQVFIVFFGITAALGLDISALVCGTIALVINSSAYIAEIIRAGINAVDKGQMEAARSLGLNYRQTMKSVIMPQAIKNILPALGNEFVTLIKESSIVSTIGVGEIMFNAQVVQGISFDPFTPLIVAAALYFVLTFVLTRIMNMIEGRLNASD
- the queG gene encoding tRNA epoxyqueuosine(34) reductase QueG; translated protein: MDTKQLKQDIIDYAYTIGIDSIGFTTADPFDELKQKLEAYHANGYASGFEESDIALRTEPKLSLPTARSIIAIAVGYPNKLKGAPKSVRGDRRGLFARASWGQDYHTIMRKRLDMLAAFIESKVPDVEIKSMVDTGVLSDRAVAERAGLGFVGRNGFVINPKLGTWTYLGEMLVSIPFEPDDPLLDSCGDCTICVDRCPTSALVGNGQLNSQKCISFLTQTKGYMPDQYRYKIGNRLYGCDTCQQVCPKNRGINTEQDDIILEPEILKPRLVPLLRMSNKEFKQTYGHLAGAWRGKKPIQRNAILALAHFNEVDAIPELKKVATTDERPLIRATAYWAIGQILGEEARDFINANYDQEDAEVQNEMIKGLDTRRE
- a CDS encoding amino acid ABC transporter ATP-binding protein — its product is MIKINNLNKVFGDNEVLKDINLEINQGEVVAIIGPSGSGKSTLLRCMNLLEVPTKGQVIFEGNDLTEKGTQVDKLRQKMGMVFQNFNLFPHKKVVDNIILAPKLLKKDNNDELHKEALSLLDKVGLKEKADVYPNQLSGGQKQRVAIARALAMHPDVILFDEPTSALDPEVVGDVLKVMKDLAKEGMTMVVVTHEMGFAKDVSDKVIFMADGVVVESGTPVEIFEQPQHERTQNFLARVL
- a CDS encoding PTS transporter subunit IIC, with the protein product MSNANNADNKQFFSKILNSIGAGVVIALVPNALLGEVLKIFKSGNEILELTYQLVILIQSFMAFIIGVLAAHQFKFNGAGAAIVGTSAMIGSGAVVYSNNSFMLKGIGDIINTSLVVIIACLIYMVLQNKLGSFELIILPVLVPIVSGGIGLITLPYIRKITQAIGNVIHSFTDLNPLLMSILISVAFSLLMVTPISLVAIATAISLNGLGSGAANLGIVAACVTFLFGSLRVNSIGVNAVLLIGAAKMMIPVYLKNLIISIPLTINGIITGIIAYVLQVKGTPLSAGFGYTGLVGPINAFNRMSGDPTMNIILLALGYFVIPFVSAFIVHELCKKFIPIYSNDIYKFEVPKQ